A single genomic interval of Natronoarchaeum philippinense harbors:
- a CDS encoding substrate-binding domain-containing protein codes for MAPDESGSRNSTVSRRTFLGTSGVAASAALVGCLGSGEEGSGGPGPLTADGSSTVYPITSDAASYWTSNHPADDGEYWGSNSEGTAPGYDQIDNPDDKRLANYWGGLYGFEPGEGSAPPFRVSVGLSHSGTGIEKVANEQVDIGDASAPVSAELPDASEEELDKYTDHVVARDGQPISVSKEVYDAGVTKLTGDQVRDIYKGNITNWSEIPSYDGPDKEIQAVGRAVGSGTDTAFRTNLLGGPEAEMPGVDVRQGQNQQVQTTLANSDNAIAYLALAFVDQNRNPAVSLELDGTTYTLGENLGSKDYPLSRELHCYTYEGTSKKEAAFINMLLSEFGQLHFVKPNDYFMLPPEEREEQRAKLPEQTN; via the coding sequence ATGGCACCTGACGAAAGCGGCTCTCGGAATAGCACTGTGTCGCGCCGAACGTTCCTTGGTACGAGTGGCGTCGCGGCCAGCGCGGCACTGGTCGGCTGTCTCGGTTCGGGCGAGGAAGGAAGCGGCGGCCCCGGTCCGCTGACGGCCGACGGTTCCTCGACGGTGTATCCGATCACGTCCGACGCGGCGTCGTACTGGACGTCCAATCACCCGGCCGACGACGGCGAGTACTGGGGCTCGAACTCCGAGGGGACGGCGCCCGGCTACGATCAGATCGACAACCCCGACGACAAACGGCTGGCCAACTACTGGGGCGGCCTGTACGGTTTCGAGCCCGGAGAGGGCTCCGCGCCGCCGTTCCGTGTCAGCGTCGGTCTCAGCCACTCCGGGACTGGCATCGAGAAGGTCGCAAACGAACAGGTCGACATCGGTGACGCCAGCGCGCCCGTCTCGGCCGAGCTTCCCGACGCCAGCGAGGAGGAACTCGACAAGTACACCGACCACGTCGTCGCACGTGACGGCCAGCCTATCTCCGTGAGCAAGGAGGTCTACGACGCCGGCGTCACGAAGCTGACCGGCGATCAGGTCCGCGACATCTACAAGGGCAACATCACGAACTGGTCCGAAATCCCCAGCTACGACGGCCCCGACAAGGAGATTCAGGCTGTCGGCCGTGCGGTCGGCTCCGGCACCGACACGGCGTTCCGGACGAATCTGCTCGGCGGCCCGGAGGCCGAGATGCCCGGCGTCGACGTCCGTCAGGGTCAGAACCAGCAGGTCCAGACGACGCTCGCCAACTCCGACAACGCGATCGCCTATCTCGCACTCGCGTTCGTCGACCAGAACCGCAACCCGGCGGTCTCGCTCGAACTGGACGGCACGACCTACACGCTCGGCGAGAACCTCGGCTCGAAGGACTACCCGCTCTCGCGCGAGCTTCACTGCTACACCTACGAGGGGACCAGCAAGAAGGAGGCGGCGTTCATCAACATGCTGCTCAGCGAGTTCGGCCAGCTCCACTTCGTCAAGCCGAACGACTACTTCATGCTCCCGCCTGAGGAGCGCGAGGAACAGCGCGCCAAGCTGCCCGAGCAGACGAACTAA
- the dinB gene encoding DNA polymerase IV, which translates to MTDRGDGTLPGVDGGAPDQIVLHVDMDCFYAACERLREPELEGEPLVVGMGYEPGDDIGAVATASYEAREHGVESAQAISTALERLPRKADPDNGDPAGYYRPVDLDYYSEIAAEVKAILHDCADVVREVSIDEAYLDVTDRTGWSVAEGFARHVKNRIEREVGVVASVGVAPTLSAAKVASDRDKPDGLVVVEPGEVADFFAPLDIEAVHGVGPVTARELREMGIETAGDLAAADPHELESRFGERGRELYDRARGADDRAVTPTGDPKSLSRESAFAEAVEDADRKRDQLRALAEAVADRASREGAQYRTIGVKAVTPPYDINTRERSLPGPVEDADLVEEIALELFAEFDDEPVRKVGVRLSNLSFAGGEQARLTGWDGVDRSGAEDQQATVDADGPAADAPVDDAETATDEDAEVQDANGPNTAGQSSLADF; encoded by the coding sequence ATGACCGACCGGGGGGACGGAACGCTGCCGGGTGTCGACGGCGGCGCGCCCGACCAGATCGTCCTCCACGTCGATATGGACTGCTTTTATGCCGCCTGCGAGCGCCTGCGCGAACCCGAACTTGAGGGCGAACCGCTCGTCGTCGGGATGGGCTACGAGCCCGGCGACGACATCGGCGCGGTCGCGACGGCGAGTTACGAGGCCCGCGAGCACGGCGTCGAGAGCGCACAGGCCATCTCGACGGCGCTGGAACGGCTCCCGAGGAAGGCTGATCCCGACAACGGCGACCCCGCGGGCTACTACCGACCGGTCGATCTCGACTACTACTCGGAGATCGCCGCCGAGGTCAAAGCGATCCTCCACGACTGCGCCGACGTGGTTCGGGAGGTCAGCATCGACGAAGCGTATCTCGATGTCACCGACCGTACCGGCTGGAGCGTCGCCGAGGGGTTCGCGCGCCACGTGAAAAATCGGATCGAGCGCGAGGTCGGCGTCGTCGCCAGCGTCGGCGTCGCGCCCACGCTCAGCGCCGCGAAAGTCGCCAGTGACCGGGACAAGCCCGACGGGCTCGTCGTCGTCGAGCCCGGTGAGGTCGCCGATTTCTTCGCCCCGCTCGACATCGAGGCGGTCCACGGCGTCGGGCCGGTGACCGCCCGCGAACTCCGCGAGATGGGGATCGAAACGGCCGGTGATCTCGCTGCCGCCGATCCTCACGAACTCGAATCCCGCTTTGGCGAGCGCGGGAGAGAACTGTACGACCGCGCGCGTGGCGCCGACGACCGCGCGGTGACGCCGACGGGCGATCCAAAGAGCCTCTCGCGGGAGTCGGCGTTCGCCGAGGCCGTCGAGGACGCCGACCGGAAGCGCGACCAGCTCCGAGCGCTCGCGGAAGCCGTCGCCGACCGCGCCAGCCGCGAGGGCGCCCAGTACCGGACGATCGGCGTCAAGGCCGTGACGCCGCCCTACGACATCAACACGCGTGAGCGATCGCTGCCCGGGCCCGTCGAGGACGCCGATCTCGTCGAGGAGATCGCACTGGAACTATTCGCGGAGTTCGACGACGAGCCGGTCCGGAAAGTCGGCGTCAGGCTGTCGAACCTCTCGTTTGCAGGGGGCGAGCAGGCACGGTTGACGGGCTGGGACGGCGTCGATCGTTCGGGAGCAGAGGACCAACAGGCCACGGTGGACGCCGACGGGCCGGCTGCTGACGCACCAGTCGACGACGCCGAGACAGCTACCGACGAGGACGCCGAAGTGCAGGACGCGAACGGCCCGAACACGGCGGGCCAGTCGTCACTTGCGGACTTTTAG
- a CDS encoding DUF5822 domain-containing protein, with the protein MPEPVERTDPDGVDFGWVMQTTFVCTILVGAPTVAALSIPVSLPTWQSRALFAVRVGAVVWIVVALAVFAYAKRNQE; encoded by the coding sequence GTGCCTGAGCCAGTCGAGCGAACCGATCCCGACGGCGTCGACTTCGGCTGGGTGATGCAGACGACATTCGTCTGTACGATCCTCGTCGGCGCCCCGACCGTCGCCGCGCTGTCGATCCCAGTCTCACTGCCGACGTGGCAGTCCCGAGCGCTCTTTGCGGTCCGGGTCGGTGCGGTCGTCTGGATCGTCGTCGCGCTGGCGGTGTTTGCGTACGCGAAGCGAAATCAGGAGTAG
- the panB gene encoding 3-methyl-2-oxobutanoate hydroxymethyltransferase has translation MPTTVRDVRAKAGEEPITMLTAYDAPAATMVDEAGIDVILVGDSVGNAALGHDSTLPVTVDEMASHTAAVARGTEDALVVADMPFLSIGTSREASVENAGRMLKEADADAVKIESGPHTVELTDQLVDLGIPVMAHLGLTPQRVKELGGYTRQGTDEESAREILDLAHAHEDAGAFSLVLEHVPANLAARVTEELSIPTIGIGAGPEVDGQVLVYNDVVGLSERPPPFAEQFGDARSEIERAVEGYKDAVESGEYPAEEHSHYAEDLEELY, from the coding sequence ATGCCAACGACGGTCCGAGACGTCCGCGCGAAGGCGGGCGAGGAGCCGATCACGATGCTGACCGCGTACGACGCGCCGGCCGCAACGATGGTCGACGAGGCGGGAATCGACGTGATTCTCGTCGGCGACAGCGTGGGCAACGCGGCGCTCGGCCACGACTCGACGCTGCCGGTCACGGTCGACGAGATGGCGAGCCACACCGCCGCCGTCGCCCGCGGCACCGAGGACGCGCTGGTCGTCGCCGACATGCCCTTCTTGAGCATCGGAACGAGCCGCGAGGCCAGCGTCGAGAACGCCGGCCGAATGCTCAAGGAGGCCGACGCTGACGCGGTGAAAATCGAAAGCGGCCCACACACCGTCGAACTGACCGACCAACTGGTCGATCTGGGCATCCCAGTGATGGCCCACCTCGGACTGACGCCCCAGCGCGTCAAGGAACTTGGCGGGTACACCCGGCAGGGTACCGACGAGGAGTCCGCCCGAGAAATTCTCGACCTCGCGCACGCCCACGAGGACGCCGGGGCGTTCTCGCTGGTGCTCGAACACGTCCCCGCGAACCTGGCCGCTCGGGTCACGGAAGAACTGTCGATCCCGACCATCGGCATCGGCGCCGGCCCGGAGGTCGACGGACAGGTGCTCGTGTACAACGACGTGGTCGGGCTGAGCGAGCGCCCGCCGCCCTTCGCCGAGCAGTTCGGCGACGCTCGCAGCGAGATCGAGCGTGCGGTCGAGGGGTACAAAGACGCCGTCGAGAGCGGGGAGTACCCCGCCGAGGAACACAGCCACTACGCCGAGGACTTAGAGGAGTTGTACTGA